The window GCTACTGCCTGCTCATGGCTGTAGCCCAGTGCCACTTCGTTAAAGTTGCGGGCGCGCACTTTGGGGTCCTGACGCGGCATCTCATTCCTAGGTGCAACTTTAGCCATATTTACCGAACCTCCTCACAAGGGCATGCCTGTTGATGTTCTCGCTCGAACTTCTCCAGGGCGCGCTTTTCCTGCTCTAGGTAGATGCGTTGGCGCTCCAGTAGCAGATTCCAGTCTACCTCATGCCCATCAAATTCCGGCCCGTCCACACAGACAAAGTGCGTCTTGCCCCCGACCTCGACCCGACATGCACCGCACATTCCCGTGCCGTCCACCATAATCGAGTTCAGGCTGACGATGGTCTTGACCCCAAAGGGTTTTGTGGTCAGGGAACAGAACTTCATCATGATCGCCGGGCCGATAGCCCATACTATATCTACCTTGCGTCCCGATTCGAGGACCTCCTTAAGCGGTTCCGTTACCAGGGCCTTGCGAGCGTAACTCCCATCGTCTGTGCAGACGATCAATTCATCACTCACCGAGCGCATCTTATCCTCCCAGAAGAGCAGGTCCTTGTTCCGTGCACCGATAATGGAGATAACGGTGTTGCCTGCCTCGCGAAGAGCGCGAGCAATGGGATAAATGGGGGCAATACCCACTCCTCCGCCGACGCAGATGACCGTGCCGTAATCTTCGATCTCCGTCGGGCGCCCCAAGGGGCCAGTTAGGCTAGCCAGTTCATCGCCGACATTCTTCGTGCCCAGATATTTGGTCGTTTTGCCTACTTCCTGGAATACCATGGTTAGCTCGCCAGAATCAGGGTCGTAGTCAGCGATGGTGAGCGGGATGCGCTCTCCCCTTTCATCCACGCGCACGATAACAAATTGTCCTGCTTTGGCCTTTCGTGCTACTTCCGGGGCATGTACTTTGAACAACTTTGTTACAGGTGCCAGCACTTCCTTGGCAGTGATGCGATACACTTTCTAGCCTCCTTGTGTTGTATGATGTCTATAGCCGCCATAGTCTGCCTAGCTCAAGATGATCGTGCGTTTCGAGTTCTTCGACATACACCGTGCATTATTTTAGACTAAAGTTTTGACAAGTCAATCAAATCGAGCCCAGGTAAAGCGTTTCCCCTTATTAGGTTTGGGCTTTACGAGATCAGCTTCAAGAACTGACGCAATACAGGAATGAGAGACAAACTAAAACGGATGATCTGCCTGGCCTCAATTGGTTCACCTTCTTCTTGTTGACGCTGGCTAGCCCAACGATAGTAAAGCAGAGCAAGCATGGAACCAAGGAATGCTCCCAGGATGGCACCCAACAACGCTGTGCGCCTTTGTCTACCGTACCTCATCGCAACTCACCTCCAGCCTAGGTGCTTGAAAGCCCGATTGATACCCTCTGTGGTGCTACGCCACCAGATAAACGGTGCAGCCACTGTACCCATAACGCGCTGCGTTACCCGCTGGATCTTCCACACTGTCAAGCGTCCTTTGAACAGCCATGTCCGTGCCTGCATGCTCAATTGGCGCACAGCAGGCAGGATCCGATATAACGCAACCCCTGGCAGCAGGACCAGGGCAATAGCCTCCAAGGTGAGAAGAATCAGGGCAGCGTCACGCCAGAGAGTCAATCTCGTTGCATCCATCTGCTGTACCTTCACGACACAGAATGCAGCTCGTCTACTCTGCTTGCTTGGTCTGCTGAATCTTGGCCCATGTATCGCGCAACGAGACCGTGCGATTGAAGACGAGCTTCCCATCACACGAATCAGGGTCAACGCAGAAGTAGCCTAGTCTCAAGAACTGGTACTTGCTTCCAGGCTGGGCAC of the Chloroflexota bacterium genome contains:
- a CDS encoding sulfide/dihydroorotate dehydrogenase-like FAD/NAD-binding protein, yielding MYRITAKEVLAPVTKLFKVHAPEVARKAKAGQFVIVRVDERGERIPLTIADYDPDSGELTMVFQEVGKTTKYLGTKNVGDELASLTGPLGRPTEIEDYGTVICVGGGVGIAPIYPIARALREAGNTVISIIGARNKDLLFWEDKMRSVSDELIVCTDDGSYARKALVTEPLKEVLESGRKVDIVWAIGPAIMMKFCSLTTKPFGVKTIVSLNSIMVDGTGMCGACRVEVGGKTHFVCVDGPEFDGHEVDWNLLLERQRIYLEQEKRALEKFEREHQQACPCEEVR